The Mustela erminea isolate mMusErm1 chromosome 18, mMusErm1.Pri, whole genome shotgun sequence genome has a window encoding:
- the RTN4RL1 gene encoding reticulon-4 receptor-like 1: protein MLRKGCCVELLLLLLAGELPLGGGCPRDCVCYPAPMTVSCQAHNFAAIPEGIPEDSERIFLQNNRITVLQQGHFSPAMVTLWIYSNNITFIDPNTFEGFVHLEELDLGDNRQLRTLAPETFQGLVKLHALYLYKCGLSALPAGIFSGLHSLQYLYLQDNHIEYLQDDIFVDLVNLSHLFLHGNKLWSLGQDTFRGLVNLDRLLLHENQLQWVHHKAFHDLRRLTTLFLFNNSLSELQGDCLAPLGALEFLRLNGNAWDCGCRAHSLWEWLRRFRGSSSAVPCASPEARQGQDLKLLRAEDFRNCTGPASPHQIKSHTLTTTDRAARKEHYPPRGPARDKGHPHGHLPGSRPGYRKPGKNCTSHRNRNQVSKAGAGKQAHELQDYAPDYQHKFSFDIMPTARPKRKGKCARRTPIRAPSGVQQASSGSSLGASLLAWILGLVVTLR, encoded by the coding sequence ggtGCTGTGTGGAactattgctgctgctgctggctggGGAGCTGCCCCTGGGCGGCGGCTGCCCGCGGGACTGCGTGTGCTACCCGGCACCCATGACGGTCAGCTGCCAGGCGCACAACTTCGCCGCCATCCCCGAGGGCATCCCGGAGGACAGCGAACGCATCTTCCTGCAGAACAACCGCATCACCGTCCTCCAGCAGGGCCACTTCAGCCCGGCTATGGTCACCCTGTGGATCTACTCCAACAACATCACCTTCATTGACCCCAACACCTTCGAGGGCTTCGTGCACCTGGAGGAGCTGGACCTTGGCGACAACCGGCAGCTGCGGACGCTGGCGCCGGAGACCTTCCAGGGCCTGGTGAAGCTGCACGCCCTCTACCTCTACAAGTGCGGGCTCAGCGCCCTACCCGCAGGCATCTTCAGCGGGCTGCACAGCCTGCAGTACCTCTACCTGCAGGACAATCACATCGAGTACCTCCAGGACGACATCTTCGTGGACCTGGTCAACCTCAGCCACCTGTTCCTCCATGGCAACAAGCTGTGGAGCCTGGGCCAGGACACATTCCGGGGACTGGTGAACTTGGACCGGCTGCTGCTGCACGAGAACCAGCTGCAGTGGGTCCACCACAAGGCTTTCCACGACCTCCGCCGGCTGACCACCCTCTTTCTCTTCAACAACAGCCTGTCGGAGCTGCAGGGCGACTGCCTGGCGCCCTTGGGAGCCCTGGAGTTCCTCCGCCTCAACGGGAATGCCTGGGACTGCGGCTGCCGGGCGCACTCGCTGTGGGAATGGCTGCGGAGGTTCCGCGGCTCCAGCTCTGCGGTCCCCTGCGCCTCCCCCGAGGCGCGCCAAGGCCAGGACCTGAAGCTGCTGAGGGCCGAGGACTTCCGGAACTGCACGGGGCCAGCCTCGCCACACCAGATCAAGTCGCACACGCTCACCACCACCGACAGGGCCGCTCGCAAGGAGCACTacccgccccgcggccccgccaGGGACAAGGGCCACCCGCATGGCCACCTGCCGGGCTCCCGCCCAGGCTACAGGAAGCCCGGCAAGAACTGCACCAGCCACAGGAATCGCAACCAGGTATCCAAGGCGGGCGCTGGGAAGCAGGCCCACGAGCTGCAGGACTACGCCCCTGACTACCAGCACAAGTTCAGCTTTGACATCATGCCCACCGCCCGGCCCAAGAGGAAGGGCAAGTGTGCCCGCAGGACCCCCATCCGTGCCCCCAGCGGGGTGCAGCAGGCCTCTTCGGGCAGTTCCCTGGGAGCCTCCCTGCTGGCCTGGATACTGGGGCTGGTGGTCACTCTTCGCTGA